A stretch of the Uranotaenia lowii strain MFRU-FL chromosome 3, ASM2978415v1, whole genome shotgun sequence genome encodes the following:
- the LOC129752674 gene encoding salivary glue protein Sgs-3-like, translating to MRIRKASQVIGFEATSAFKMGRTILIIQLLLCLARGIQSLPDVNELTEQQHFEGYTYTKPSIPFSDGYTYTKPSCPLEVPKTETLTLTSTSSTTVITTAPPITSYLTITTTAIEPTTIISTSTSTSYITPTPVTQFVTTTQTAFSTLVSTNVLTSTVLSTVVIPTTYTSTLVQTPPPVTQYSTSVKTETLTSTSVTVSMLFITETSIKPTTVTSFVTTTYCQPNTYLPPPPSNQYLPVPPVTNPPTTRPPITWPPTFKPSTNPPTKTTTRQPVYLPPTSTYNPPNPRTEDTTPNSFLQSFGFAQAGPIKRMTSDILSNNLVDPRGFSHQNHDPVDSISSEEQEEEAPRPSLALPPITVPSNVTLPPPPPAAINVIYLDRNGQARNAGVLRVPPRDIMNWLLCRFNLANFSCENDE from the exons GGCAGAACGATTCTCATCATACAGCTGCTACTATGCTTGGCGCGTGGAATTCAATCCTTACCGGATGTGAACGAACTCACAGAGCAGCAACACTTCGAGGGTTACACCTACACCAAGCCATCGATCCCGTTCAGTGATGGGTACACCTACACGAAACCATCTTGTCCGTTGGAAGTTCCGAAAACCGAAACCCTAACGCTTACTTCAACCAGCTCGACAACTGTGATAACAACAGCACCTCCTATTACTA GTTATTTAACAATTACTACAACAGCTATCGAACCAACAACGATTATTTCTACAAGCACAAGCACAAGTTACATAACGCCAACTCCCGTAACGCAATTCGTAACAACTACTCAGACCGCCTTCAGCACTTTAGTTTCAACAAACGTATTAACATCAACAGTTCTGTCTACGGTTGTCATTCCTACGACCTACACTTCGACGCTTGTTCAAACTCCACCGCCAGTCACTCAATACTCGACATCCGTCAAAACGGAAACCTTAACGAGCACTTCAGTAACCGTATCGATGCTTTTCATAACTGAAACATCGATTAAACCCACCACGGTTACTTCATTCGTCACGACCACTTATTGTCAACCGAATACCTATCTGCCTCCACCACCATCGAATCAATACCTTCCGGTTCCACCTGTAACGAATCCTCCAACAACGAGGCCTCCAATCACGTGGCCACCAACTTTCAAACCTTCCACCAATCCACCCACAAAGACAACAACCCGGCAACCAGTTTATCTGCCACCCACAAGTACCTACAATCCACCAAATCCCAGAACCGAGGACACCACCCCCAACAGTTTCCTCCAGAGTTTCGGATTCGCACAGGCTGGTCCGATCAAACGGATGACCTCGGATATCCTGTCCAACAATTTGGTCGATCCTCGAGGGTTCTCACACCAAAACCACGATCCTGTCGACTCGATAAGTTCCGAAGAGCAGGAAGAGGAAGCACCACGACCCAGCCTCGCTTTACCTCCAATAACCGTGCCAAGTAACGTAACGCTTCCACCTCCCCCACCCGCAGCTATCAACGTCATCTATCTGGATCGGAACGGTCAGGCCAGGAATGCTGGAGTGCTTCGGGTGCCACCCCGGGACATCATGAACTGGCTGCTCTGTCGATTTAATTTAGCAAACTTTTCGTGTGAAAACGATGAATAG